In Athalia rosae chromosome 6, iyAthRosa1.1, whole genome shotgun sequence, one DNA window encodes the following:
- the LOC105688662 gene encoding uncharacterized protein LOC105688662 isoform X2, which yields MLKWIKVRQDPNASCAVQSTTSVHADNSQTIGDKDRNYGSVQVKAEEEAEDSGMEREDSPAGIDLKDLKKDLFSQLQFSQESALPPDALRRALAESFLDQQRFQLGFMDDAAECFENILLRIHLHIASGEAEDMCSARHCVPHQKFAMTLVEQSVCGACGATSEPLPFTQMVHYVSASALTSQARQTPQTSRTCPDLFGQLLRRAGGMGDIRDCPSSCGAKIQICRTLMNRPEIVSVGVVWDSERPSLEHIMDVFATVGTSLRLSDVFHSVVDSRWGASTVHNLVGVVTYYGKHYSTFFFHTKLKVWIYFDDATVKEIGPRWEQVVDKCRRGRYQPLLLLYATPGGTPVNTENAPKTVTPFPNGNGLKTPPKNNLRRSVTPSPEKAAINGNARRAITPNPDSPPHIYTQRRIYSDYQNLTDIQNNIFGNQGVDTVDGDVDSKYISRRAVENVMQQQKKQQMQLTRSLSAGSTPQDGISIPDHLNVPRRRDSGNWSGDRNSASSSSSTTMDNPYLYIVNKMQRNSGVPKSPTSKSGELSSSSSGHYDAGYDSYSLSSTDSLPLQQGLKHNLQLAQIPEGYQPSSGDDCERLCKETDALLDKSRAAEDAGDLGTAVALCNAASSKARAAMDAPYNNPHTITIARMKHNTCVMRARSLHRRILQEQAIANGEKEESAPEGRHSRENSKSSQHSRQGSRDKGNHSRQNSRELLTNAAAVQTTVEKPSASVKSIEIYATLPKKKTLRSKATAVNVVEDEEYMLYDRPTQRTGLFGRVKRCEEDKKDKKRARSEERNKNLTKDFSIAPMTKAAPSPRNAKPEKPKETVENNSTKISQTNGTLPAEQKQGKKQHKIRRKLLMGGLIKRKNRSMPDLREGQDGQPQPTIETTCNTLPKQSVDDSNLGLKGNEVGQSLSGYLSEGHLEFAGTGNGNNNNTGNPNLERSRLMRKSFHGNAGKVLHVAKVPPPPPLRTTSQLSKSKSQGEARNEQSDGSSYPVIINEDSSSSSHQSQNGAFWNHGNHAGAPHQSHNSARANYTGNYSSEPHSLQFVPSYASEQTMMGNFGGKPRIQDDVVQYANGIIHEPTFVVTRADVHSEQSPVKHQLQQPDSLPPYPENQNVSHSRQPSEEFPPPPYPCVPTSATHSRQPSEDFPPPPPPIEENPPNLPQSFGEMEQNKQHYNMQSQMLSPHQQQQFEAQQISSLLAQLQLKREQILSGEVEEKKPEHDDEDKTSGETWLRELQAKQAERRMKKHQGSTDQMATHNQDMPKTRGPPVQQTQGSTISRRTSDLMMNSLGQVHEPAGRDVTDNARLVTVSSSVKDMAARFEQIKQLPVRNDQIDQQKIQNGKPVNLSASPAGGMDTSQENSTSDQPLKLSTENLTAFTMSDPQNQSNHSVLNSSFESSSSQSTFISNAPIATPSNNPQTESGLNAAILSMSLFLPHENGLPVDYPEDDISEVAMQNTIQNTTILPTDEDIIPRKTKRRIGKKKSVSFCDQVVLVATAEDDEKDSYIPNPILERVLRSALNKPETALVLREIRSLQEAELNRENSAPKFQQQTLPLKSEADSIPATPFQDQLRSVNLMPETIRPTFGRQNSNELSSGTQDAAKIYNSYNNGQDVVRETYPNAQQKQQIPYVGQQYPQQTVRYPQNGHQQYAQGQPVYPQTQTAHPRNQGIPVSQSQKPASPFPCTQTHPQYAMQNGTGSQKVVANNIQKNGFQGNNYYQLEQQHNQMNKQYTAQQQQQPQQQQQQQQQQQQPQQLQPGNNLPQRIQSHNVSPVTVAQCQQLPYPANQSPNPYQQYSSSPQNQYPLNSYQGYPSQQNCRTNQLLPQYQPPPNPASVPNCQQQQTQQQQLQQPQQNGVQSYPAARIDTNNYQRQPTQKNEQQNILAPNQTYPNPLQTGQIQSNMKYPTYQHPPAPKQTKQVHFQTGTKGLPINQNAANAQKALNSNTVMQRTTLCHLCRKKQVVEPTIYCSDCDFYMSRFRPKN from the exons ATGTTGAAGTGGATAAAAGTGCGTCAGGATCCGAATGCCTCGTGTGCGGTTCAATCCACGACGTCCGTTCACGCGGATAATTCACAAACGATCGGCGATAAGGATAGAAATTATGGAAGCGTTCAGGTcaaggcggaggaggaggccGAAGACAGTGGAATGGAGAGAGAGGATTCACCTGCAGGGATCGATCTTAAGGATCTGAAAAAA GACCTCTTCTCCCAGCTTCAATTCTCACAGGAAAGTGCTTTGCCACCGGATGCTCTGCGACGAGCACTTGCCGAAAGTTTTCTCGATCAACAGAGATTTCAACTCGGTTTTATGGACGACGCTGCCGAATGTTTC GAGAACATTTTGCTGAGAATTCATCTCCACATAGCGAGCGGCGAGGCTGAGGATATGTGCAGCGCCAGACATTGCGTACCTCATCAAAAGTTCGCCATGACTTTGGTCGAACAAAGCGTCTGTGGTGCTTGCGGGGCGACTTCGGAACCCTTGCCTTTTACTCAG ATGGTCCACTACGTGTCCGCTTCCGCCCTGACATCACAGGCGCGTCAAACACCGCAGACCTCGAGAACGTGCCCCGATCTTTTCGGGCAACTTCTGCGGCGAGCCGGTGGAATGGGAGACATACGCGATTGTCCG AGTTCCTGTGGCGCAAAGATTCAAATTTGCCGAACCCTCATGAATCGACCCGAGATAGTCTCGGTGGGTGTTGTATGGGATAGCGAGAGACCGTCTTTAGAGCACATCATGGACGTATTCGCGACCGTTGGGACGTCTCTCAGATTGAGCGACGTCTTCCACAGCGTGGTCGACTCCAGATGGGGAGCATCGACCGTCCACAATCTCGTCGGGGTCGTTACCTACTACGGGAAACACTACTCGACGTTCTTCTTTCACACGAAATTGAAG gtcTGGATATATTTCGACGACGCCACTGTCAAGGAAATCGGTCCACGGTGGGAGCAGGTTGTGGATAAATGTAGAAGGGGGAGGTACCAGCCCCTACTTTTACTCTATGCGACCCCCGGTGGGACACCGGTAAACACGGAAAACGCCCCCAAAACTGTAACGCCGTTTCCCAATGGAAACGGTCTGAAAACTCCGCCGAAAAATAATCTGAGGAGGTCCGTCACGCCGAGTCCGGAAAAAGCCGCTATCAACGGCAACGCGAGGCGAGCGATAACCCCCAACCCCGATAGTCCACCTCACATTTACACCCAGCGAAGGATATACAGCGATTATCAAAACTTGACGGATATTCAGAACAACATTTTTGGGAATCAG GGTGTGGACACAGTCGACGGTGACGTCGattcgaaatacataagtaGACGCGCGGTCGAAAATGTGATGCagcaacagaaaaaacaacagaTGCAATTAACGCGAAGTTTGAGCGCGGGTTCAACGCCCCAGGACGGAATAAGTATTCCGGATCATTTGAACGTGCCGCGAAGAAGAGATTCTGGAAATTGGTCGGGTGACAGGAACAGCGCGTCCTCGAGTTCATCGACAACGATGGACAACCCCTATCTCTACATCGTCAACAAAATGCAGAGGAACTCGGGTGTGCCGAAAAGTCCGACGAGTAAATCCGGCGAACTTtcgagcagcagcagcggtcaCTACGACGCCGGATACGATTCGTATTCTTTGTCTTCCACAGACAGTCTTCCACTTCAGCAAGGACTGAAGCATAATTTACAG CTCGCTCAGATCCCCGAAGGGTATCAACCCTCCTCGGGAGACGACTGCGAGCGTCTCTGTAAGGAAACGGATGCCTTGCTGGACAAATCCAGAGCGGCGGAAGATGCCGGAGATCTCGGCACCGCCGTAGCGCTTTGCAATGCAGCGAGCAGCAAAGCGAGAGCTGCGATGGACGCACCGTATAATAACCCCCATACGATTACGATTGCGAGGATGAAACATAACACCTGCGTTATGAGGGCGCGGAGTCTTCACAGGAGAATATTGCAAGAACAAGCCATCGCCAATGGCGAAAAGGAAG AGAGCGCACCGGAGGGCCGTCATTCTCGCGAGAACAGCAAGTCGAGTCAACACTCTCGCCAAGGTTCTCGTGACAAGGGTAACCACTCGCGGCAGAACAGTCGTGAATTGTTGACGAACGCCGCCGCGGTACAGACCACTGTCGAGAAGCCGTCCGCGTCTGTGAAGAGCATCGAGATATACGCGACCCTGCCGAAAAAGAAGACCCTACGAAGCAAGGCGACAGCGGTCAACGTCGTCGAGGACGAAGAGTACATGCTCTACGACAGGCCGACCCAGCGAACGGGACTATTCGGGAGAGTGAAGAGGTGCGAGGAGGATAAGAAGGACAAAAAGCGGGCGCGGAGTGAGGAGCGGAACAAAAACCTCACCAAAGACTTCTCGATAGCCCCGATGACGAAAGCAGCTCCGTCCCCGAGGAACGCGAAGCCCGAAAAGCCCAAGGAAACGGTGGAGAACAACTCGACGAAAATATCGCAGACGAACGGAACGCTGCCGGCGGAACAGAAGCAAGGAAAGAAGCAACACAAGATTAGGAGGAAGCTGCTGATGGGAGGTttgataaagagaaaaaataggagCATGCCCGACCTCAGGGAAGGTCAGGACGGACAGCCTCAACCGACTATCGAAACTACGTGCAACACGCTGCCCAAACAATCCGTCGACGATTCCAACTTGGGACTCAAGGGAAACGAAGTGGGGCAGTCACTTAGCGGCTACCTGTCCGAAGGACACCTCGAGTTTGCGGGAACCGGGAAtggtaacaacaacaacaccggAAACCCGAATCTTGAACGAAGTCGATTGATGAGAAAAAGCTTTCACGGTAACGCTGGTAAGGTGCTACACGTTGCGAAGGTTCCACCCCCACCGCCGCTCAGAACGACTTCCCAACTTAGCAAGTCTAAGTCTCAAGGCGAAGCGCGAAACGAGCAGTCGGACGGTTCCTCGTACCCCGTTATCATCAATGAAGACAGTAGTTCGTCTTCGCATCAAAGTCAAAACGGGGCGTTTTGGAATCACGGAAATCACGCGGGAGCACCGCATCAGAGTCATAACTCTGCTCGGGCCAATTACACCGGCAATTATTCCTCGGAACCGCATTCGCTGCAGTTCGTTCCCTCCTACGCTTCGGAACAGACGATGATGGGGAATTTCGGTGGGAAACCGAGAATCCAAGATGACGTGGTGCAATACGCCAACGGGATTATCCACGAGCCTACATTCGTGGTAACCCGAGCTGACGTGCACAGCGAACAGAGTCCCGTAAAGCACCAACTTCAACAACCCGATTCGCTCCCTCCTTATCCCGAAAACCAAAATGTCTCGCACTCCAGACAACCCAGCGAAGAGTTCCCGCCACCTCCGTATCCCTGCGTCCCTACCTCCGCCACTCACTCCAGACAACCGAGTGAAGATTTCCCGCCTCCGCCACCCCCCATCGAGGAGAATCCACCGAATTTACCACAATCTTTCGGAGAAATGGAACAGAACAAACAACATTACAACATGCAGTCGCAAATGTTGTCGCCCCATCAGCAACAGCAGTTCGAAGCACAGCAAATAAGCAGTTTGTTGGCTCAGCTACAGCTTAAAAGGGAACAAATTCTATCTGGAGAAGTCGAAGAGAAGAAGCCGGAACACGATGACGAGGACAAGACATCCGGAGAAACGTGGCTCCGTGAATTGCAAGCTAAGCAGGCTgagaggagaatgaaaaagcaTCAGGGATCAACCGATCAAATGGCAACGCACAATCAGGACATGCCAAAGACCAGAGGTCCTCCCGTTCAACAAACTCAGGGTTCCACCATCTCGAGGAGGACGAGCGATCTCATGATGAATAGCCTTGGACAAGTCCACGAGCCTGCGGGAAGGGATGTAACGGACAACGCGAGACTCGTCACCGTTTCTTCTTCCGTTAAAGATATGGCCGCCAGATTCGAGCAGATAAAACAACTGCCCGTCAGAAACGATCAGATCGACCAGCAGAAAATTCAGAATGGAAAACCCGTAAATCTTTCCGCGTCCCCTGCGGGAGGCATGGATACGTCGCAGGAGAACTCGACTTCCGATCAGCCGCTCAAATTGTCGACAGAGAATTTGACCGCGTTCACGATGTCGGATCCTCAGAACCAGTCGAATCATTCGGTGCTGAATTCGAGCTTTGAGTCAAGCTCCAGCCAGAGCACGTTCATTTCGAACGCGCCGATCGCCACACCGAGTAATAATCCGCAAACGGAGAGCGGATTGAATGCCGCGATTTTATCGATGTCCTTATTTTTGCCCCACGAAAACGGTCTGCCGGTCGATTACCCAGAGGATGACATAAGCGAGGTCGCCATGCAGAATACCATTCAAAATACGACGATACTTCCCACCGATGAGGATATTATCCCGAGGAAGACGAAACGCAGGATCGGTAAGAAGAAGAGCGTCTCTTTCTGCGATCAAGTAGTTTTGGTAGCCACGGCCGAAGACGACGAAAAGGACTCTTACATTCCAAATCCCATACTCGAACGCGTTCTGAGGTCTGCCCTCAATAAACCGGAAACAGCCCTCGTCCTCAGGGAGATCAGAAGCCTCCAGGAGGCGGAATTGAACCGAGAAAATTCAGCGCCCAAATTTCAACAGCAAACTTTACCACTGAAAAGTGAGGCCGACAGCATTCCGGCCACTCCGTTCCAGGATCAACTCAGAAGCGTCAACCTGATGCCGGAAACCATCAGACCGACGTTCGGAAGACAAAATTCGAACGAGTTGTCTTCCGGCACGCAAGACGCCGCGAAAATCTACAATTCCTACAATAACGGGCAAGATGTTGTCAGGGAAACCTATCCAAACGCACAACAAAAACAGCAGATCCCTTACGTCGGCCAACAATATCCTCAACAAACCGTTCGTTATCCACAAAATGGACACCAACAGTACGCGCAAGGGCAGCCGGTCTATCCGCAGACGCAAACCGCACACCCCAGAAATCAGGGGATCCCGGTATCTCAGAGTCAAAAGCCCGCGAGTCCTTTCCCTTGTACGCAAACTCACCCCCAGTACGCCATGCAGAACGGTACGGGGTCTCAAAAAGTCGTTGCGAATAACATCCAGAAAAATGGATTCCAGGGCAACAATTACTATCAACTCGAACAGCAGCATAATCAAATGAACAAACAGTACACGgctcaacaacaacaacaaccccaacaacaacagcagcagcagcaacaacaacaacaaccgcaACAGCTACAACCGGGCAACAATCTCCCGCAGAGGATACAATCGCACAACGTCAGTCCCGTGACCGTTGCCCAATGCCAACAATTGCCCTACCCTGCCAACCAATCGCCAAATCCTTACCAGCAGTATTCCTCGTCACCTCAGAATCAGTATCCCCTCAATTCTTACCAGGGATATCCGTCGCAACAAAATTGCCGAACGAATCAGTTGCTACCGCAGTATCAGCCGCCTCCGAATCCAGCTTCGGTTCCGAATTGTCAGCAACAGCAAacccagcagcagcaactgcaACAACCTCAACAAAACGGGGTGCAGAGTTATCCCGCCGCGAGAATAGATACCAACAACTATCAGCGGCAACCCACGCAGAAAAATGAGCAGCAGAACATTCTCGCCCCGAATCAGACTTATCCGAACCCCCTGCAGACTGGACAGATTCAATCCAACATGAAATACCCGACGTACCAGCATCCGCCAGCACCGAAACAGACGAAACAGGTACATTTTCAAACAGGTACGAAAGGGTTGCCGATCAATCAGAACGCAGCCAATGCTCAGAAGGCTCTGAACTCAAATACTGTGATGCAAAGGACGACTCTTTGTCATTTGTGCAGAAAAAAACAGGTGGTCGAACCCACGATTTATTGCAGCGATTGCGATTTCTACATGTCGAgatttcgaccgaaaaattaa